ACTCGATTCAGTAAGAACTCGTTCGAACTTGGTTCGCCAACTAGTCGCACCAAACTTGAATAGCGTTTTATGTTCAATAATTTTCGAATTCGATAAAAAAACTCGTTCAACTTTGATTCGGCAAATAAACAAGTTAAActtgaacaaaatttcaaattcgttaaaataatcaaacaaaccTAAACATTAAGGTGTTCATCTTGATTAGGCTCATTTGCGCCCCTACTGCAATATAAAACTTAAAAAGCAGAAAGGCTTAAAATAGCATATTTAATGGCCAACCCATTTTTTGAAACCACAGCAGATCACAAATATACAATTTTCTTAACTACTTATTTACAATGAGAATGACAACAAAAAGTAAAGCAATAAACAATGCATTTTAAGAGAAAATTACATAAGGTTGGATATTATTTGGTATTTGTCGTGAAAGCTAGAAAGTATGACAAAATTTAAATAACCTGATAATAGTCCACAACATTTTGATGTCGTGCGCGACAGAGCATTTTGACTTCATTAATCACACTTTGAACTTCTTTTTCTGATTCGGCAAAACGTATCTTCTTAATAGCACAAGACATGTCATCAAGTTTGACCTTGCATTCATACACGCTTCCAAAGCTACCCTTTCCTGCATTTAATTGTTGCCAAAATTAGAACAATACAAAAGTCCATTTAAAACTTACAAAAGATTTAAGTAGAAGTACCTAATATCTTAATTTCAATATACTCCCGCTTATACTTTGGGTAAATTATGTGCCCCACCATTATAGGAATTTCCTGTGTACAAATTACGAGAATATAATTACAACCTatgaaaatcaagaataaaaaaCGAGCAAATTATCTAAATGGTTACCAAACTTttagaatagttgaattttgACTATTGAACAATTAAAAGTCTGGTTTCGATCACTGAACTATTTAAAGTTTAGATTTCAAGCTATTTCAATATATTTAATCATTAAATATGACAGATCTGAGTGTTCAGATGATTCACGAGACAAAAGAAAGGGATATAGTTAATGACTAAATCTGACGGAATGATCCGAAATATAAACTTTAGATAGTTCAATGACCAAAACTCGACGATTCCACAAGTTCAGTGTCATCCGAATAATTTGCTCAGAATAAAACTGCAGCTCATGATTCAAGACTTACGCCAAAATTGAATGCCTCCCGCACCGCGTTCAGTAAAGCTTTTATCGATCCTTCTATATGCTCTTGCTCAACCTAAAACATATCACCATTGATCCAATGCAACTATGAGGATAAAATATCCATGCAAATCAAATGCAGAAGaagtatttcaaataaacttgcAGGCTTACGCAAACAAAGATTGCATAAAGGTTCAAAGCAATATATAAATCAAATTCTATCTTATTATCTTTTGGAACtattgaattcaaaatttcagATGACATAATTTTCATGGAAGTCTTGGACATTAGACTAATTAGTAGTGGAATTCAGAAGGAAATACACAGCTTCTTTTGGAGATATTACCACTGATTGAAGCTTTCCATAAAAGGTCAATGGATCATTTACTCCATCTCTGGGTTCTATATGGATGCCAACCTGTGTTTCTGTCCAATTGATCTTCAGAATCGTCCTTTCATCCTTTAAAAGGTCTTTGGACAGAAGAACCCTACGTATTACACAATAGAAACCTGAATTGAAAGAGAGCAAATATGCAATATCGGATTCAAAAAGTAAAATTTAAGAGTGGTATCTTAATTACCTGAGTGGAATGGAAATATCAATTCCTGAATTAAAATCGAGAAGAAAGTTCTCACCATAAATTGAATTCCTGACAAATATagtattataaaaaaaaaataaaaacgtATATTCTCATTAAATACATACAACGATACAACAACATAGAATTCATTAGTTATTGATACAGACAAAGTTCTTCCAATAACTTTGTTTGTCTTCTCTGCCTTTTTCCAATCTGCACAAATAATTTTCCAAGTAAAATTAGTAGATGACCAATTAATTGCATTGGGGTTCAAGAGATGACTGGACTCTAGTGCATGATCTTAACTTCATTTTTCAAGGCACATACAAAATTATTACTCCCATCAGTGAAAAATTAAGGATGAGCAGATCTGTCACTGGTTAAGATACAAGAACCATAACCTTGGATTTTTCTATCACCCATGAACGCACTACAACACGCAAATCCATTGATTCCACACCAACGTGTGAGTCATGACATAGATCTTCATCAACAATATTGTGATCAGCAGAATCAGAGCCAAAAGAGTTCTGCTTTTCTATTGTCAATGAGCGTTTTGGTGAAGTTGGTCCACATTTACCCCGTTTAGATTGTTTAGAGGAGGAGACTCTGCAAGcaacaaaaatcatcaaataCAATGCAAAACCAAGAGGATATGTGCCAAAACCTTTATTCAAACACCAATTAAGCAACCAGTCACAAAGCCCATCTCCTAATCAATTACCTAATGAAGCTTGTGGATCAGTCAACAAATCATTCTTAATTTAGATATGTATAGGAAACTATAAATCCATCTTGGTGTCTTCTAACGAGTACAccacaaaatttattcaaacaCCCATTTGGAAATTGTTCCATCTTCAGTCAAATTAAAACATGCATAGATATTGTTAAGTTCGTAAGTCCATCCTGAACTCAGACATATACATTAGATAGATAATGCAGAAATTCTTTCACAATTCATTCTCAAAAGACAGTAAATAACTCCTTTATGAAGGTCTCAATTTCATCCACACACTTCTTTGTTAACAGAGTAtctggaaaaaaaattgcaaagcAACGGGATACTTCAGTTAAACATTTACCGAAAGTTCGAGCGTATAAGCCTCTGCTTAAAATGAATGCAGTTCACAAGACCCAAAATATCGACTACCTCATCTCTGACACTGTCTGTGGCGGAAGAAGCCAAGGCCACAAGAGGCACACTTGGAAACTTCTGTTTAAAGATACCAAGACCCTGGATAGGTACTCTAAAAAGTTAAGTGTCAGCTAAAAGAACTTTAACTGATGTAACAGAAATGAAAACACTGTGAAAGGCAACCTGATAATCTGGTCTATTATCTCTTTTGCATACAGATTGAACTTCTTCAATGAAAATTCTGGCAAGCAATCCACGATCATATAGAGTTTCCAAGTGTTCCAGAAGTAGCTTACTTCTACAATCATACATGAATTGTATTAGTACATTTAGCAACCTCGTGAAAGTGGCACCTCACAAATTTTCAAACCAGATAACAATGGATATCCCATAACTGGTGGGGAGCAAGCATTACAAGGTTTACCAGTCACattaatgattgaaaaatgaatgtGAGAGTTCGATATTTTGTCCAATGCATCATATCCACTCATACAACATGATAACTCAATGGTAAACAGCATAGGAACTTCCCTTAATGTCCAATACTAGTACCATAATCATAACAAAGGGCTCCAGGAGGTAAAAGAAACTTGTATAAAAAAATCTCCAACTCCACGACATAATAAGACCCTACTTCACAAGCAAACCTTAAGGTTGGTCACTCAATATGCAATAATATTACTATCAGGAAAAAGATTTTTTGCAAAAGATTTTATTGATCATAATACAAATGGATcaatagaaaaaggaaaggcCATCACTTTGATTATGCCGGCTTCACAGTATAATTAATTTGTCTAGCAGGTTAAATTATCATTCCTGAAGAACAAAAGGAAATACGGCCAATAAGAATTCCTATAATCAAAGACTCTAAAAGCCTCAAACATGAGATATTGATATGGGAGGGAAAGGAATGGGAAGAATAGGAGGGAACTGATCTTTTGTGCTTGGATTGATTTTTTATCAGAGAGTTAGAGAAATAGGTTTTGCATGACATAATAAGAGGTCTCCAACATTTGCTTCATGGTGCTTTAGATCTTTCCCCGTGGAAAATAGTGCAGCATCTCCTGTGAGGGAACTCATTCCTCAGATTAATACATTACTTGTCTAGTAGCAAGTTAATTGCATTCAAAAAGAAACATatgttttgaaaaggaaaacCATACAGCATACAGCATTTAAAAATATTGGCAAACCAACTTTCTGACTTTTTCCCAAACTCCAGAATGAACAGATCTATTTGCAGAAAGGTGAAAGGTACACAGTTCACAAACTATTAAGTTGTCTGTCCAATAGCATTGAGGTCAATAAGACAAACAGCTCATAGTAGTACTTCCTAAAAAATTATCCAACTTAAAATACAAACTCAAGACAACAAACTGGTTGTAGGATGATTTCCTTTCCAATTTCCATCTGTTTTCCCAATTTCAGAGTGAATGCATCTAGTAAAGCACACAGTCAAAAAGAAATATGACTACACACTCGGTAATTGTGTCATCAGCGGTGACATATAGCAGCTTGAATTCACAACGTTCTGTCACAAGCTCCTCCCGAATCCTCTGTCGTTCAGTCAGCTTCCTTAAGCCAAATAGATCCATAGATTTTTTTCCCTATTGAGTAATAAGAATTTTCAATGAAGATGTTAGGTAGAGTGCCATAATATAGAGTAAAGACAGAAAGATAAATATTTGACAGACATACCAGTACTGGATGTTCAACTAGATGGGCGATAAAGGAAGGAAGTGGGACAACAACCAAAGTCATCCCAGGACATAAAAGAGCAGAGAGCTGACAGAAAGCAGAATTACATGTCTAATCAGAGTTTAAAGAACACAGCACTGGTTCCAAATGACACAAAAGACGACCAGGAATGTTTATTGTTTCTTAGCAACCCCATAAACAGTAGTACAACTTCAACAACCAATTATGTGGTCAGGAAATATATTAGTCTTTCAAAGGAAAACATCTTAGGTTAGTGTTAAATCTAAATACATAAAATTTAGTATAAAAAATTAGGTACAATAAAGGTCAGtccaaaaaatttattgaacaCAGGAATGAAAACACTTGAAAATATGCCCATATAACCAAAATGAAGAATTGGATTGGTGAACTTATTCTGACGCACTAAGTCAGCTTAGCCGGATATTATCAATCCCACCTCCTGGTTTTATGCTAGTATAATATTAGTAACAAAAAAGAGTGGGTTAAAACAGAATAAATTCTTTTACCTGATATGTCACTTCGCTTCCTTCTACAACTGACATTACTGCAAAAACATCGCGCCCACTCATAGTTGCATTGATCACTTCTCTTTGCTCCGGTCCCAAAGAAAAATTGCCAAATAATCTTCCGCTGAATTCCTGACATCAGATGCAATTAAGTGCATGGCTCATATTTCAGAAGCAAGAATATATAGGTTTGCCCACCTCTAGCCCCTTTCCCCATGGAAAGTTGTAGCTGCTCCATCTTTCATTGTTTGAACTTTCAATATCCACGACACAAGGTTCTGCTTCCACAGATGCTGCTGAAACTCCATACTTTTCGAAGTGAATTGAATCTTCTGGACGAAATTCTAGCTGTGTTAATATCAGGAGGCTGTGTGTTAGCATTTTCTAGTGATTCCATATGTGTGTGGATAACAAAGAGGAAGGTAATACAATATCTGCCTGTGTAAATGAAAGAAGTTTGGAAACTGGTGGAGTAAAGTTGGACTGTTCTGGTGGCAAACTTGTCTCATCAGGATCTCCGGGTTTTACATATTTCCCAGAAAAGAGCTCAAGATTGGAAAGAGCTTCCCAAACCTTCCAGAACATTAATATCCAGGAAAACTTACACATGGAAAATTTTTGGAAGTAAAACTAATCTAGGACTGTAGGAAATGGCAAAAATAGCTAACAAAAAAAAGTCACAAGCCTTCAATACAAAGCCCTAGGAGTGGACAATTTTTTTGACAATCCTTAAGCGTGCCAAGATTGTTACAAGCTTGTCTAGACCATGTAAATGACTAGAAACATGATAGATGACAATCAAGCATAGACGCAgaagtaaaataaaattagaatGCAAAAGAAGTAAAAAAGAAGAGTTGAGATCTTCCTCATGATAGAGAACTGTAAGGCAGTTGCAGAAAAGTAATGTCAAAATCCATTTTGCACTTTTGCAAAATAATTGACAGATAGATCATCAGAGTGCAATAGCAAGCGATTCCTCTGAAATTGAGGAACCTCATCATCATGTCACTAGTCTTGATTAAGCATGTAGGAGAGAAATTCACCTCTTTATCTTCAACCTTGTGACTGTCCATCCCTGCTTTCTGACACTTACAATCGACTGACctagaaaattgaaaataaaaaattgaggCTGAAGAGATAGCAAAGTTTGCAGAATGACCAACTGGATAACTTATATATGAAACTCAGGATACCAAATCTCCAATGGCAACACAATTCAAGATTCATTCTGTTCAAACAAGCAGCCAAATTAAACTAGTATCCTTGTTGTCAACTAAATGCTCACTACAATCTACCAATTCTTCTGGTCCATAGAAATATAAACGAGTAAAAACTAGGTACAAATTAACTGATATCATCATCATCTTGACAAGAAATGAGATGGACACGGCTTGAAAAGCTAACAATTGAAGCTAAAAAAAACCATGCACACTTCAATTTCCAAATTAGGTTTCTGCCAAGAACTTAATTCCACACTTACACCCCTCAGAAATTAATTTTAGGACCAATTTGTTGCTACTACTGGTATGAGAAGTGATGATCAATTTGAGTTACTACAATTTTTTGGTCCGCCATCAGATTGAAAAGAAGAAGGATATCAAGAGAACACAGCACACATTTTCTAACTAAAGAAAAGTAAAGTACATGATTTCAATGTACATAAGCACGCATAACTTTTAGTTTTAACAACTAAGGCAAAGAAACCATgcaacaaactcaaaaaatataCTAGGGAACCTGTTGTTTTTTAGTCTATTTCTATGTTTAGAGAGAAAACAAAGTATCTATATTCATTGGAAACTTCTCAGAAAAAGAAATCTAGCCAAAAACTATGTTAGTAgttagaaaattgaaaaattgatCCTCAAAGTCAGATGGACACCTCTGAAATGATGCTTACGGACATTGATAGCAAGTGTTATTATAATCTCAAGGCTGGATATGAGGCTACAATTAGGATGTCAGCAGAGTTTACAAACATTTGCAAAGATTGCTGCAGCATTGTTGACACTGGTATACCCTAATCAGTCAATAAATCGTTCTGTATTTAGATATTTATAGGAAACTATAAATCCATCTTGGTTTCTTCTAccacaaaatttattcaaacaCCCATTTGGAAATTGTTCCATCTTTAGTCGAATTAAAACATGATAGATATTGTTTAGTTTGTAAGTCAGCTGAAACAACAAAGATCTAATAATACTTAGTGCTTGTGATTCCATACTGGTTTGTCAACCAAAAAATTCAAGCGCTTGACATATACATTAGATAAACTAACAGAACTCTTGAGTTTAGTCCATCCTGAACTCAGACATATATACATTAGATAAACTTTCAGAAATTCTTTCACAATCCTTTCTCAAAAGACAGTAAATAACTCCTTTATGAAGGACTCAATTTCATCCACACACTTCTTTGTTAACAGAGtatctgaaaaaaaaattgcaaagcAACAGGATACCTCCGCTTAAAATGAATGCAGTTCACAAGACCCAAAATGTCGACCGCCTCATCTCTGATACCGTCTGGCTCGATAGAAGCCAAGGCCACAAGAGGTACCCTTGGAAACTTCTTTTTAAAGATACCAAGACCCTGGATAGGTACTCTAAAAAGTTGAAGTGTCCGCTAAAAGAACTTTAACTGATGTAACAGAAATGAAAACACTGTGAAAGGCAACCTGATACTCTGGTGTCTTATATCCTTCGCATACAGATTGAACTTCTTCAATGACAATTCTAGCAAGCAATCCACGATCATATAGAGTTTTCAAGTGTTCCAGAAGTAGCTCACTTCTACAATCATACACGAATTGTATTAGTACATTTAGCAACCTCTTGAAAGTGGCACCTCTCAAATTTTCAAACCAGATAACAATGGATATCCCATAACTGGTGGGAAGCAAGGTTTACCAGTCACATtaataattgaaaaatgaatgTGAGAGTtcaatatttttgtccaatGCATCATATCCACTCATACAACATGATAACTCAATGGTAAACAACATAGGAACTTCCTTTAATGTCCAATACTAGTACCGTAATCATAACAAAGGGCTCCAGGATGTAAAAGAAACTTGTATAAAAAAATCTCCAACTCCACGACATAATAAGACCCTACTTCACAAGCAAACCTTAAGATTGGTCACTCAATATGCAATAATATCGCTATCAGAAAAAGATTTTTTGCAAAGCTTTTATTGATCATAATACAAATGGATcaatagaaaaaggaaagacCGTCACTTTGATTATGCCGGCTTCACAGTATAATTAATTTGTCTAGCAGGTTAAATTATCATTCCTGAAGAACAAAAGGAAGTACGGCCAATAAGAATTCCTGTAATCAAAGACTCTAAAAGCCTCAAACATGAAATATTGATATGGGAGGGAAAGGAATGGGAAGAATAGGAGGGAACTGATCTTTTGTGCATGGATTGATTTTTTATCAGAGAGTTAGAGAAATAGGTTTTGCAAGACATAATAAGAGGTCTCCAACATTTGCTTCATGGTGCTTTAGATCTTTCCCCGTGGAAAATAGTGCAGCATCTCCTGTGAGGGAACTCATTCCTCAGATTAATACATTACTTGTCTAGTAGCAAGTTAATTGCATTCAAAAAGAAACATatgttttgaaaaggaaaacCATACAGCATACAGCATTTAAAAATATTGGCAAACCAACTTTCTGACTTTTTCCCAAACTCCAGAATGAACAGATCTATTTGCAGAAAGGTGAAAGGTACACAGTTCACAAACTATTAAGTTGTCTGTCCAATAGCATTGAGGTCAATAAGACAAACAGCTCATAGTAGTACTTCCTAAAAAATTATCCAACTTAAAATACAAACTCAAGACAACAAACTGGTTGTAGGATGATTTCCTTTCCAATTTCCATCTGTTTTCCCAATTTCAGAGTGAATGCATCTAGTAAAGCACACAGTCAAAAAGAAATATGACTACACACTCGGTAATTGTGTCATCAGCGGTGACATATAGCAGCTTGAATTCACAACGTTCTGTCACAAGCTCCTCCCGAATCCTCTGTCGTTCAGTCAGCTTCCTTAAGCCAAATAGATCCATAGATTTTTTTCCCTATTGAGTAATAAGAATTTTCAATGAAGATGTTAGGTAGAGTGCCATAATATAGAGTAAAGACAGAAAGATAAATATTTGACAGACATACCAGTACTGGATGTTCAACTAGATGGGCGATAAAGGAAGGAAGTGGGACAACAACCAAAGTCATCCCAGGACATAAAAGAGCAGAGAGCTGACAGAAAGCAGAATTACATGTCTAATCAGAGTTTAAAGAACACAGCACTGGTTCCAAATGACACAAAAGACGACCAGGAATGTTTATTGTTTCTTAGCAACCCCATAAACAGTAGTACAACTTCAACAACCAATTATGTGGTCAGGAAATATATTAGTCTTTCAAAGGAAAACATCTTAGGTTAGTGTTAAATCTAAATACATAAAATTTAGTATAAAAAATTAGGTACAATAAAGGTCAGtccaaaaaatttattgaacaCAGGAATGAAAACACTTGAAAATATGCCCATATAACCAAAATGAAGAATTGGATTGGTGAACTTATTCTGACGCACTAAGTCAGCTTAGCCGGATATTATCAATCCCACCTCCTGGTTTTATGCTAGTATAATATTAGTAACAAAAAAGAGTGGGTTAAAACAGAATAAATTCTTTTACCTGATATGTCACTTCGCTTCCTTCTACAACTGACATTACTGCAAAAACATCGCGCCCACTCATAGTTGCATTGATCACTTCTCTTTGCTCCGGTCCCAAAGAAAAATTGCCAAATAATCTTCCGCTGAATTCCTGACATCAGATGCAATTAAGTGCATGGCTCATATTTCAGAAGCAAGAATATATAGGTTTGCCCACCTCTAGCCCCTTTCCCCATGGAAAGTTGTAGCTGCTCCATCTTTCATTGTTTGAACTTTCAATATCCACGACACAAGGTTCTGCTTCCACAGATGCTGCTGAAACTCCATACTTTTCGAAGTGAATTGAATCTTCTGGACGAAATTCTAGCTGTGTTAATATCAGGAGGCTGTGTGTTAGCATTTTCTAGTGATTCCATATGTGTGTGGATAACAAAGAGGAAGGTAATACAATATCTGCCTGTGTAAATGAAAGAAGTTTGGAAACTGGTGGAGTAAAGTTGGACTGTTCTGGTGGCAAACTTGTCTCATCAGGATCTCCGGGTTTTACATATTTCCCAGAAAAGAGCTCAAGATTGGAAAGAGCTTCCCAAACCTTCCAGAACATTAATATCCAGGAAAACTTACACATGGAAAATTTTTGGAAGTAAAACTAATCTAGGACTGTAGGAAATGGCAAAAATAGCTAACAAAAAAAAGTCACAAGCCTTCAATACAAAGCCCTAGGAGTGGACAATTTTTTTGACAATCCTTAAGCGTGCCAAGATTGTTACAAGCTTGTCTAGACCATGTAAATGACTAGAAACATGATAGATGACAATCAAGCATAGACGCAgaagtaaaataaaattagaatGCAAAAGAAGTAAAAAAGAAGAGTTGAGATCTTCCTCATGATAGAGAACTGTAAGGCAGTTGCAGAAAAGTAATGTCAAAATCCATTTTGCACTTTTGCAAAATAATTGACAGATAGATCATCAGAGTGCAATAGCAAGCGATTCCTCTGAAATTGAGGAACCTCATCATCATGTCACTAGTCTTGATTAAGCATGTAGGAGAGAAATTCACCTCTTTATCTTCAACCTTGTGACTGTCCATCCCTGCTTTCTGACACTTACAATCGACTGACctagaaaattgaaaataaaaaattgaggCTGAAGAGATAGCAAAGTTTGCAGAATGACCAACTGGATAACTTATATATGAAACTCAGGATACCAAATCTCCAATGGCAACACAATTCAAGATTCATTCTGTTCAAACAAGCAGCCAAATTAAACTAGTATCCTTGTTGTCAACTAAATGCTCACTACAATCTACCAATTCTTCTGGTCCATAGAAATATAAACGAGTAAAAACTAG
This sequence is a window from Coffea eugenioides isolate CCC68of chromosome 7, Ceug_1.0, whole genome shotgun sequence. Protein-coding genes within it:
- the LOC113777017 gene encoding uncharacterized protein LOC113777017; this translates as MDSHKVEDKELEFRPEDSSHFEKYGVSAASVEAEPCVVGIESSNNERGRGNNFPWTKELEELGKKLYVNFSLKPEQRDVINATMSGHDVFAEMSPIDGSHMTYQLPALLRPGTTVVVVPLPEIVDVRVKNPSPGTKSMGLSGSMELTEQQRILGELVKESCECKLLYVTADTITESELLLEHLKTLYDRGLLARIVIEEVQSVCEGYKTPEYQGLGIFKKKFPRVPLVALASIEPDGIRDEAVDILGLVNCIHFKRRSVDCKCQKAGMDSHKVEDKELEFRPEDSIHFEKYGVSAASVEAEPCVVDIESSNNERWSSYNFPWGKGLEEFSGRLFGNFSLGPEQREVINATMSGRDVFAVMSVVEGSEVTYQLSALLCPGMTLVVVPLPSFIAHLVEHPVLGKKSMDLFGLRKLTERQRIREELVTERCEFKLLYVTADDTITESELLLEHLKTLYDRGLLARIVIEEVQSVCEGYKTPEYQGLGIFKKKFPRVPLVALASIEPDGIRDEAVDILGLVNCIHFKRRSVDCKCQKAGMDSHKVEDKELEFRPEDSIHFEKYGVSAASVEAEPCVVDIESSNNERWSSYNFPWGKGLEEFSGRLFGNFSLGPEQREVINATMSGRDVFAVMSVVEGSEVTYQLSALLCPGMTLVVVPLPSFIAHLVEHPVLGKKSMDLFGLRKLTERQRIREELVTERCEFKLLYVTADDTITESKLLLEHLETLYDRGLLARIFIEEVQSVCKRDNRPDYQGLGIFKQKFPSVPLVALASSATDSVRDEVVDILGLVNCIHFKQRLIRSNFRVSSSKQSKRGKCGPTSPKRSLTIEKQNSFGSDSADHNIVDEDLCHDSHVDWKKAEKTNKVIGRTLSVSITNEFYVVVSLNSIYGENFLLDFNSGIDISIPLRVLLSKDLLKDERTILKINWTETQVGIHIEPRDGVNDPLTFYGKLQSVVEQEHIEGSIKALLNAVREAFNFGEIPIMVGHIIYPKYKREYIEIKILGKGSFGSVYECKVKLDDMSCAIKKIRFAESEKEVQSVINEVKMLCRARHQNVVDYYQAWIEDYREPKNLYSYYDSSSSFGPREKMMYIHMELCKESLEHKLAKEKELHRHMVWSYFRQILEALQYIHGKDLIHRDLKMDNIFIDDIGTVKIGDFGLALHKDVSSTTKLALVGADLYRAPEMEKGVCITNKVDMYALGLILFQLFGPRGDTAIQRLKDSASPRQVCEICEKYKMDETAKPLILKLLRTDPLKRPSAADLLQDLDTLEGKKQEAQLQKLS